The region GGAGCGAGATGACGGCGAGCAGCAGACCTGCGCTGTACGCCGCAACCGGCTGGAAGTTCGCGAAGCTCTGGCTCACGTACAGCGGAAGCGTCTGCGTCTGGCCGACGATGTTGCCCGACACGAGGTTGACCGCCCCGAACTCCCCGAGCGCGCGGGCCGCGGTCAGGACGACGCCGTACACCACCGCCCAACGGATCGCGGGCAACGTCACCCGGAAGAAGCTCTGCATGCGCGCGGCACCGAGCACCTCGGCGGCCTGCTCCTGCTCGCTGCCGAGCTCTTCGAGGACAGGAACGACCTCTCGTACGACGAACGGCAGGCTGACGAAGATGGTCGCGATGGCGATCGCCTTCCAGGTGAAGAGCACGCCGACGTCGCCGAACCAGCCGTCCCGCCCGTACAGCGTGTAGACCGCCAGCCCGATGACCACCGGTGACATCGCGAACGGCAGGTTGATCATCGCGTTGACCAGCCACGGCAACGGCATCTTGCGACGAGCCAGCAGCCATGCCGTGGTGACGCCGAAGACCACGTTAACCGGCACGCAGATGGCGGTGATGAGCAGCGAGAGCAGCAGCGCGTGAGTAGCGTCCGGGCTGCTGAGGGCGTCCCAGACGGGTGTGACGCCGTGCTCGAACGTGCGATAGCCGATCATCACGATCGGCACGACGAGCAGCAGGGTGACGTAGGCGATGATCGAGTAGCGCAGCGCGTACTTACCCATGGCGAGCCACCCTGCGCCGGGTCGCGAGTGCGAGGACCAGGAAGACCAGCAATGCCAGCGCGA is a window of Mycobacteriales bacterium DNA encoding:
- a CDS encoding sulfate ABC transporter permease subunit, producing MGKYALRYSIIAYVTLLLVVPIVMIGYRTFEHGVTPVWDALSSPDATHALLLSLLITAICVPVNVVFGVTTAWLLARRKMPLPWLVNAMINLPFAMSPVVIGLAVYTLYGRDGWFGDVGVLFTWKAIAIATIFVSLPFVVREVVPVLEELGSEQEQAAEVLGAARMQSFFRVTLPAIRWAVVYGVVLTAARALGEFGAVNLVSGNIVGQTQTLPLYVSQSFANFQPVAAYSAGLLLAVISLLILLGMTTLSGRRRKEVGS